The region ACCCTGACCTGGAAGGGCCGCCCCCTCCCCTGACCTCGGCCCCTGACCCCCGGCCCCTGACCCCCGGCCCGACCTACCCATCTCTGCGGGATGACGTCCCTGGCGCACCCCTGTCAGCCCTCGTGCGGGCCGACACCCCACCCCTGCGGGACGTCATCCCGCCGGGGGCCCCTGTCAGCCCTCGTGCGGGCCGACACTCGCCCGTGCGGGACGTCATCCCGGGGAAGTTAGGGTGACCGCTCGTGGCACGGGTGGTGGTGATCGGCGCGGGGCTCTCGGGGCTCGCGGCCGCGCTGCGTCTCGCCCGGCTCAAGCACGACGTGGTCGTCTGCGAGCGCGCGGACGGACCCGGCGGGCAGGCCGGCCGGTTCGAGCGGGACGGCTTCGGCTTCGACACCGGCCCGACGCTCGTGCAGCTCCCCGCGGGGTACCGCGACCTGTTCCGCAAGACTGGCAAGACGACGCCGCTGGAGAGCGTGCTCGACCTCGTGCCGGTGGACCCGGCGATGCGCTGGCAGTTCGCGGACGGCACACGCATCGACATCCCGAACGCCACGCGCGCCGGGACGATGGAGGCGATCGCCGCCGGGCTCGGCACGACCGCCGCGGAGGACTGGGACACCTTCCTCGCCACCGGCAGCGACCTGTGGGCGACGTTCCGGCAGGGATTCGTCAACGCCCCGCCGACCTCCCGCCTGCAGGCGCTGCGGACGAGGACCGGTCGGGCGTGGCTCTCCGCACTGACGCCGCAGAAGACCCTCCACGACCTGATGAAGCGTCAGCTCCGCGACCCCCGCCTGCGCGCCGTCGGCGGTTCGTACGCGCTGCGGCTCGGGTCCGACCCTCGCCGAGCGGCCACGGCCGTCGCCGTCTGGCCGGCGATGGAGCACACCTTCGGAACGTGGCGCGTCGTCGGCGGGATCCGGCTGCTCGTCGACGCCACCGCCGAGCGGGCGGAGAAGCGCGGCGCCGAGATCCGCTACGGCACCGCGGTCGCCGGGATCGAGCACGACGGCGGCACCGTCCGGGGCGTTCGCCTGGCCGACGGCAGCACGCTGCCCGCCGACATCGTCGTCTCCGCGGTGGACGCCTCACTCACCGCCGAGTTCCTCGCCCGCCGCCCCCGCACGGCGGAGCGCAGCGCCTCCGCCTTCACCCTGTCCCTCGCGCTCGACGGCACGGCTGACCAACTGCCCACGATGTCGTTCGGCCTGGACCCGGTCGCAGAACTCGTGGAGGTGTTCGACGCCGGTCGCCCGCCCGCCGACCCGACGCTGTTCCTCACCCCGGCCGACGCCCCCGCGGGCGCGAGCGCTCTGACCGTCAGCGTGGTGACGCCCCGTCACGGAACCGCCAAGGGCGAGGTGGACTGGACCGCGGCGCAGACCGAGGCGTACGCGCGGCACCTCCTCGGCGTCCTCGACAACCGGGGCTTCGACGTCTCCGCCCGACTCCACTGGTTCGAGGCCCACACGCCCGCCGACGTCGAACGCCGCTCCGGCTCCCCCGGCGGTGCGCTCGGGGGCGCGGCGCTGCACGGCCTCAAGGGTGCCGTCTTCCGCCCGGCGAACACGACCGACGTCGCCGGCCTCTACCAGGTCGGCGGGTCCGCCCACCCCGGTCCCGGCCTCGCGTTCGCGCCGCTCGGGTCGGCGCTGGTGGCGGAGACGATCGGCAAGGCCTGAGCCGGGGCCACCCAGCCGGCACACCCGGCGTTAAACGCCGAGATCGCCGGTGATCCAGCCCCCTCAGCAGGATCAACAGCGATCTCGGGACGTCTCACGCGTCCCGACCCGGCGGTGCACCCCGACGGGCCGGACGCGCTCGATCTCCGTCAGGAACCCGGACCCGGTCGCGCGAGCGGTAGCGCGCCGTCCCCGAATGTCCTGCCGTGGAAGAAAGAATCCCCTTCCCACCGGCCTGCGACATCATCCGGAGGGGCGGACCCGATTCCGTCGTGCGGACGGACTCCGCTCATCCGTTCGGACGATGGCTAGGAACCCGCCGCCGTCCCGCCCGGCCGTAGCGCGTGGCGCAGCGCGCGACCGAGCTGGGCGAGGCCGACGAGCCCGAGCGCGAGCCAGAGCACCGCGCCGCAGAACGCGGCGATCTCGGCGTCGAACTCCCCGACCGAGTTCTGCCCGAGCAGGCCCACGGTGAGCAGGCCGAGGACGGTCGCGATCACACGGGTCGGCCGCTCGGCCACGGTCACGACGAGGATGTCGGTCAGGCCGCCGGCGCCGGCCCGGGCGCGGGCGTACTCCTGGAGCCAACTGCTCGCCACCGCACCCGCGCACACCGGACCCGGCGCGCCCGCCTCGTACAGGGCGATGCCGAAGAACACCTCCGCCAGCCGGTCCCCGAGCGAGTCGACGAGGTGACCCCACCGGCTCGCACGCCCGGTCATCACCGCGACCGCTCCGTCGACGCCGTCGAGCACGGCCGAGACGAGGACGAGCGCGGCGGCGAGCAGACAGAGCCGGGGGTCGCCGCCGGCCAGGACCGCCGCCACCCCCGCGCACGCGACCGCGACCGCTGTCAACGCGTCGGGGTGCACACCCCGCAGCGGCAGCGCGACGCGGTGGACGAGGGCGAACCAGCCACGCTCAGCGCGACCCCCGCGGCTCGGGTCGTGGCCACCGTGTCCGGCGGCCCACGCGGCGAGGTACTCCTCGCGCGAGGTCATGACGCGGTGTCAGTCATGACGTGGTGTCAGTTCGCGCGGGACCGAGCCCGAGCGCCTGGTAGATCTGCAGGGTCGAGGTCGAACGGTTGAGCGTGTAGAAGTGCAGGCCGGGCGCGCCGCCGTCGAGCAGCTTCGAGCACAGCTCGGTGGCGAACTCGACGCCGATCCGCCGGACCTCGGCCGGGTCGTCCGCGACGGCCTGCAGCCGCTCGGCGAGGGCCGCCGGGAAGGCCGCACCCGACAGCTCTGCGAAGCGCTGGATCTGCGAGAGGTTCGTGACCGGCATGATCCCCGGCAGGATCGGGATGGTGCAGCCGTGAGCGCCCGCGCGGTCGACGAGACGGAAGTAGTCGTCGGCGTCGAAGAAGAACTGCGTGACCGCGAAATCGGCGCCGGCCGCGGCCTTGAGCGCCAGGTACTTGGCGTCCGAGTCCAGGTCGGGCGACTCGGGGTGGCCCTCCGGGAACGCGGCGACGCCGACGCAGAAGTCGCCGAGCTCCCGCAGCAGGCGGACGAGTTCGTCGGCGTGCTCCAGCCCCTCCGGGTGCGACTCCCAGGGCGCGCCCGGCCCACCGGGCGGGTCGCCGCGCAGCGCGAGGACGTTGCGGATGCCCGCGCCGGCGAAGCTGCCGATGACCGACCGCAGGTCGGCCCGCGAGGAGCTCACGCACGTGAGGTGACCGACGGCGGTCAGCGTCGTCTCGGTCGCGATCCGCTCGACGATGCGGACCGTGCGGTCCCGCGTCGACCCGCCGGCCCCGTAGGTGACGGACACGAACGTCGGCGCCAGCGGCTCGAGCTGACGGATCGTCTCGAACAGCGTCCGCTCGCCCTCGTCGGTCTTCGGCGGGAAGAACTCGAA is a window of Sporichthya brevicatena DNA encoding:
- a CDS encoding phytoene desaturase family protein, giving the protein MARVVVIGAGLSGLAAALRLARLKHDVVVCERADGPGGQAGRFERDGFGFDTGPTLVQLPAGYRDLFRKTGKTTPLESVLDLVPVDPAMRWQFADGTRIDIPNATRAGTMEAIAAGLGTTAAEDWDTFLATGSDLWATFRQGFVNAPPTSRLQALRTRTGRAWLSALTPQKTLHDLMKRQLRDPRLRAVGGSYALRLGSDPRRAATAVAVWPAMEHTFGTWRVVGGIRLLVDATAERAEKRGAEIRYGTAVAGIEHDGGTVRGVRLADGSTLPADIVVSAVDASLTAEFLARRPRTAERSASAFTLSLALDGTADQLPTMSFGLDPVAELVEVFDAGRPPADPTLFLTPADAPAGASALTVSVVTPRHGTAKGEVDWTAAQTEAYARHLLGVLDNRGFDVSARLHWFEAHTPADVERRSGSPGGALGGAALHGLKGAVFRPANTTDVAGLYQVGGSAHPGPGLAFAPLGSALVAETIGKA
- a CDS encoding CDP-alcohol phosphatidyltransferase family protein, translated to MTSREEYLAAWAAGHGGHDPSRGGRAERGWFALVHRVALPLRGVHPDALTAVAVACAGVAAVLAGGDPRLCLLAAALVLVSAVLDGVDGAVAVMTGRASRWGHLVDSLGDRLAEVFFGIALYEAGAPGPVCAGAVASSWLQEYARARAGAGGLTDILVVTVAERPTRVIATVLGLLTVGLLGQNSVGEFDAEIAAFCGAVLWLALGLVGLAQLGRALRHALRPGGTAAGS
- the metF gene encoding methylenetetrahydrofolate reductase [NAD(P)H], whose protein sequence is MTTGSGPRPAGSTLGATLRDLLASGGRSYSFEFFPPKTDEGERTLFETIRQLEPLAPTFVSVTYGAGGSTRDRTVRIVERIATETTLTAVGHLTCVSSSRADLRSVIGSFAGAGIRNVLALRGDPPGGPGAPWESHPEGLEHADELVRLLRELGDFCVGVAAFPEGHPESPDLDSDAKYLALKAAAGADFAVTQFFFDADDYFRLVDRAGAHGCTIPILPGIMPVTNLSQIQRFAELSGAAFPAALAERLQAVADDPAEVRRIGVEFATELCSKLLDGGAPGLHFYTLNRSTSTLQIYQALGLGPARTDTTS